TCAACACTTCACTTTATAATACTGGTGTCTCTTCAGTTAGCGTCAATGGCAGATACTAAGACATCTAGGGCAGCAAGTTGACCCCAAGTAGTGAAGCTTTGTGAGGGTCCATGCCAGGCTGAAGAATACGTATCTCCGTTAGCAGCCAGATCGAGAAGAGCGTTATACTGAAAAGACCCTATGAGTAATAGACCGTGGCTGATGGAAAGCGGAGTACAAACCTGGACGTCAATGTAACTATGAATCAGTATTTTCAATGCTTGATTGGAGCTTCGGCTGAAGGCTTCGTGAAGACCTCGTATGAAAACAGCTAATGGTCCATTTAAGTCGTGAAAATGGCCAGCATACAAGGGCATCAGACGGACCTTTGAAACCGACACCGTCATTATTCTGCTGAGGGCTAGCTCCCTCTGTAATGATCCCATCGGAACCCTCCCATACATTAGTCTTCATAGCCGAGTTGGCAATATTGGTATACCTGTGGGAAGGAGATTCAACACGCATGCAACAGAAATGCGAGTGTTCGGCTTACAGGGAGGTCCATTGGGCATCACCTGTTATTGCGGCCAAGACGCTCAAGCCCTCGATGTATTTTCCACTGTTATACGTGAAGAGCCAGTTTGCGGGAGACCGGCTGCAGTCGTGCCCGTTTACTGTGTCCAGAACGATGTTGTTGGAGTTGATATTATGGGCCTTGATCCACTGAGCACTCAAAATCGCGGCATTCTTGTATTTAGCGTCGTTCGTGATCTCGGCTAAATATGCAGAGAGGCTGGAAATATTTACG
Above is a genomic segment from Marasmius oreades isolate 03SP1 chromosome 4, whole genome shotgun sequence containing:
- a CDS encoding uncharacterized protein (CAZy:GH76) translates to MMQRTFVFLSLIVSVFSQDLGVPLSWRKFSNERPLDERIRIAQNGINAIIPQLNAGTAEFNDIGFWQSGNVYSAMANQDHIAGTTVNRDRVVNGLNTAFNLNANYDKFGWWAQSAVYAYRAYRDDNLLSHAVATWNRVSAFVITAAQASAGKTSVKSFSLAGSCDGVTMAGGVFWRPTTDDQLYLTLSAYLAEITNDAKYKNAAILSAQWIKAHNINSNNIVLDTVNGHDCSRSPANWLFTYNSGKYIEGLSVLAAITGDAQWTSLYTNIANSAMKTNVWEGSDGIITEGASPQQNNDGVGFKAVFIRGLHEAFSRSSNQALKILIHSYIDVQYNALLDLAANGDTYSSAWHGPSQSFTTWGQLAALDVLVSAIDAN